Proteins encoded within one genomic window of Nordella sp. HKS 07:
- a CDS encoding DUF429 domain-containing protein, with amino-acid sequence MRDLVAGIDGCPAGWIAVMWDGGASISSRLCARFSDVMALPATIIAVDMPIGLPQRSGRPPERAVRSRLGGRQSSVFAVPSEIAVYCEDYAQACRVNLPIPIRRRRCQSNVSISSPRCAKSMR; translated from the coding sequence ATGCGTGATCTCGTCGCCGGCATCGACGGCTGCCCCGCTGGGTGGATCGCGGTGATGTGGGATGGCGGTGCATCGATCTCTTCGCGCCTATGCGCACGCTTCAGCGATGTCATGGCGCTTCCGGCCACGATCATTGCCGTCGACATGCCGATCGGTCTGCCGCAACGCTCGGGCCGGCCACCTGAACGGGCGGTACGCTCGCGGCTCGGCGGCCGCCAGTCCAGCGTCTTCGCGGTGCCATCGGAGATAGCCGTTTACTGCGAGGATTATGCGCAAGCCTGCCGGGTGAATCTCCCCATTCCGATCCGCCGAAGAAGGTGTCAAAGCAATGTTTCCATCTCTTCCCCAAGATGCGCGAAATCGATGCGCTGA
- a CDS encoding PfkB family carbohydrate kinase, whose translation MAPRQVLTISSHVAVGLVGNSVIVPALLTQGVTPVALSTIMLSNHPGHARPEGLAVPAERLAAMIERLVSLGLLKDDVIVITGYFANAEQVEALAPLIARLRKSYYLCDPVLGDTHTGVYVADSVANAIRDKLVPLADGLTPNAFELGWLTRSDVRDLATARAAGRHFADKDLVVTSIPDKGALKTALFRNNQAFTVTRPKLDPVPHGTGDLLSAYLVGQLALGRSFAESLGFAVAATEHVIAASLGTLSLDLAAGLTEAARIDAFPVAHA comes from the coding sequence ATGGCCCCCCGCCAGGTCCTCACCATTTCATCGCATGTGGCGGTAGGATTGGTCGGCAATTCGGTGATCGTGCCGGCCCTTCTGACACAGGGTGTCACGCCGGTCGCGCTCTCGACCATCATGCTTTCCAACCACCCGGGCCATGCGCGCCCGGAGGGCCTTGCCGTGCCGGCGGAGAGATTGGCGGCCATGATCGAGCGCCTCGTGTCGCTTGGCCTCCTCAAGGACGACGTCATAGTCATCACCGGCTATTTCGCCAATGCAGAGCAGGTCGAGGCCTTGGCCCCGCTCATCGCCCGGCTGCGCAAATCCTACTATTTGTGCGATCCGGTGCTGGGCGATACCCATACGGGCGTCTATGTCGCCGATAGTGTGGCCAACGCCATTCGCGACAAGCTGGTGCCTTTGGCGGACGGCCTGACACCCAATGCCTTCGAACTCGGCTGGCTGACCCGAAGCGATGTCCGCGATCTCGCCACGGCACGCGCTGCCGGCCGGCATTTCGCGGACAAAGACCTGGTGGTGACCTCCATTCCCGACAAGGGCGCCCTGAAGACCGCCCTGTTCCGAAACAACCAGGCATTCACCGTCACCCGGCCGAAGCTCGATCCCGTCCCGCACGGCACTGGAGATCTGCTTTCCGCCTATCTCGTCGGGCAATTGGCGCTTGGCCGTTCCTTCGCCGAGAGCCTGGGCTTCGCCGTCGCCGCGACCGAACATGTCATTGCTGCCAGCCTCGGTACCTTGAGCCTCGATCTAGCCGCCGGACTCACGGAGGCCGCCCGGATAGATGCCTTCCCCGTCGCGCATGCGTGA